The nucleotide sequence GCCGGGATCGAGACCCCGGTGTGGCTGGCCACCCGTGGTGGCGTCGGCGTCGACCTGGGCGATCCGGTGTCCCGTCCGGAGCAGGCCCGGTTCTGGGGTCTGGGCGGTGCGCTGGCGATGGAGCGTCCGCGCTGGTGGGGCGGGCTGATCGACCTGCCGGAGCGGTTCGACGACCGGGCGGGACGGCGGCTCGCGGGGGTCCTGGCCGGGGCGTACGGCGAGGTGGAGGTGGCCGTGCGCGGCGACAGCTGCTTCGCCCGGCGCCTGGTGCGCGACATCCCCACGGCCCTGCCCAGCCCTGCTCGGCGGCTCCGGGGAACGGTCCTCATCACGGGCGCGGCCACCACTCTGGCCGCGCATACCGCCCGCTGGGCGGCCGAGGGCGGCGCCGAACACCTGCTGCTGGTCGACACCGCACCACCGGCCGCCGACCTGGTGGCCGAGCTGAGCGCCATGGGCGTACGAGTGTCCGCGGCCACCGTCGATGTGGCGGACCCGGAGGCGCTCGCCGCGGCGGTCGCGGACCTTCCCGCGGAGTTCCCCCTGACGGCCGTTCTGCATCTCACGGCACCGCTGGCCGCCGAGGCGGGGCAGCTGGAGACGGCGCGGATCGAGCGCGAGTGGGCGGCGACGGTGGCGGGCGCGGTGAACCTCTGCGCCCTCGGCAGCAGCCATGAGCTGTCGGCCCTGGTGCTCGGGTGCTCGATCGCGGGCGTCCTGCCCAGCCCGGGTCTGGGCAACCAGGCACCGGCCCACGCCTATCTGAGCGCGCTCGCCCAGGAGTGCCGGGCACGGGGCGTTCCGGCGACCTCGGTGTGCTGGGGTTCGATCGACGACCCCGACACGGCCGTCGGCGCCGCCAAGCAGCTCCGGACCAACGGGATGCCCGCACTGCCCCAGCGCTCGGCCGCCGGCCTGCTGCGGCAGGCGGTCATGGCGGACACGGCGGCCGTGGTCATCGCGGACATCGACTGGAGCTGGATGACCGCACACGCCTCCGAGCTGGGAAGACATCGGCTCTTCGATGACCTTTCCGGCCCTTCGGCCACGGCGCACACGCACCTCGGTCGGTGATCACGCCGACCGGCCCCAACCAGGCGGGAGTACCGATGAACGCACACACCACCGTCAACAACCACACCCCCGGCGACGCCGGCCCTCAAGGAGACGGATCCGCGATGCAGACGGAGAAGAGCGAGACCGCACTGGACGGGGCGGCGCTGCACCAGGCGCTCGCCATCGCCACGGCCGAGGAGCGCGAGGACATCCTGCGGGAGACCGTACGGACGCAGCTCGCCGACATCCTGGCACCCGCCGTTGTGGACGACGACAGCAACTTCCTGGAGAACGGGCTGACTTCGC is from Streptomyces hygroscopicus and encodes:
- a CDS encoding phosphopantetheine-binding protein → MNAHTTVNNHTPGDAGPQGDGSAMQTEKSETALDGAALHQALAIATAEEREDILRETVRTQLADILAPAVVDDDSNFLENGLTSLTALELTRNLMTLTDVEIPLVAILEYPTPAQLGHYLAEAYAAVNSGDGATA